One window of Nymphaea colorata isolate Beijing-Zhang1983 chromosome 11, ASM883128v2, whole genome shotgun sequence genomic DNA carries:
- the LOC116264209 gene encoding ATP synthase subunit beta, mitochondrial-like — MASRRVLASLLRSGVRRKPSSGHSFISSVSRGAEPAPLRRPSPAGFLLNRVVNYATSAAASAAPPSPSSPAKDGPSGRITDEFTGAGAIGKVCQVIGAVVDVRFDEGGLPPILTALEVMDNSIRLVLEVAQHLGGNMVRTIAMDGTEGLVRGQRVLNTGSPITVPVGRATLGRIINVIGEPIDEKGDIKTDHYLPIHREAPAFVEQATEQQILVTGIKVVDLLAPYQRGGKIGLFGGAGVGKTVLIMELINNVAKAHGGFSVFAGVGERTREGNDLYREMIESGVIKLGDKQGESKCALVYGQMNEPPGARARVGLTGLTVAEHFRDAEGQDVLLFIDNIFRFTQANSEVSALLGRIPSAVGYQPTLATDLGGLQERITTTKKGSITSVQAIYVPADDLTDPAPATTFAHLDATTVLSRQISELGIYPAVDPLDSTSRMLSPHILGEEHYNTARGVQKVLQNYKNLQDIIAILGMDELSEDDKLTVARARKIQRFLSQPFHVAEVFTGAAGKYVELKESINSFQGVLDGKYDDLPEQSFYMVGGIDEVIAKAEKIAKEAAA, encoded by the exons ATGGCGTCGCGCAGGGTTCTCGCCTCGCTCCTCCGCTCCGGCGTCCGCCGTAAACCCTCTTCCGGCCACTCTTTCATCTCTTCCGTCTCCCGCGGCGCGGAGCCGGCCCCCCTCCGACGTCCCTCCCCTGCAGGATTCCTCCTCAACCGCGTCGTCAACTACGCTACCTCAGCCGCGGCATCTGCGGCGCCCCCTTCCCCTTCATCTCCCGCCAAGGACGGCCCTTCTGGCAGGATCACTGATGAGTTCACTGGCGCGGGCGCAATCGGCAAAGTGTGCCAGGTGATCGGTGCTGTCGTGGACGTCCGTTTCGATGAGGGCGGATTGCCGCCGATTCTGACTGCTCTCGAGGTGATGGATAACTCCATCCGTCTCGTTCTCGAGGTTGCCCAGCACCTTGGCGGGAATATGGTGAGGACGATCGCTATGGACGGAACTGAGGGGCTTGTCCGCGGGCAGCGCGTTCTCAATACCGGTTCGCCAATCACG GTTCCCGTGGGTAGGGCAACTCTTGGCCGGATTATAAATGTGATTGGGGAGCCCATTGATGAGAAGGGTGATATAA AGACTGATCATTACTTGCCGATCCACCGTGAAGCTCCTGCTTTTGTAGAACAGGCCACTGAACAACAGATACTTGTTACTGGCATCAAG GTTGTGGACTTGCTTGCTCCCTATCAGCGTGGTGGGAAGATTGGTCTTTTTGGTGGAGCTGGTGTCGGGAAAACCGTGCTGATTATGGAACTTATCAACAATGTTGCCAAAGCTCATG GTGGTTTCTCTGTGTTTGCTGGTGTTGGTGAGCGTACTCGCGAGGGAAATGACCTTTACAGGGAAATGATTGAAAGTGGTGTCATCAAGCTTGGAGATAAGCAG GGCGAGAGCAAATGTGCTCTTGTTTATGGGCAAATGAATGAGCCACCTGGTGCTCGTGCTCGTGTTGGGCTCACTGGTCTTACTGTTGCTGAGCACTTCCGTGATGCTGAAGGGCAAGATGTGCTTCTTTTCATTGACAACATTTTCCGTTTTACTCAA GCAAACTCTGAAGTGTCTGCTTTGCTTGGTCGTATCCCCTCTGCTGTTGGTTATCAACCTACTTTGGCTACTGACTTGGGAGGTTTGCAAGAGCGTATTACTACGACAAAGAAAGGCTCCATCACATCAGTGCAAGCTATTTATGTGCCCGCTGACGATTTGACTGATCCTGCCCCTGCTACAACCTTTGCACATCTTGATGCCACCACAGTTTTGTCAAGACAG ATATCTGAGCTGGGTATTTATCCTGCTGTTGATCCACTTGATTCAACATCTCGCATGCTCTCTCCTCACATTTTGGGAGAGGAGCACTATAATACCGCTAGAGGTGTACAAAAGGTTCTTCAGAATTACAAGAATCTTCAGGATATTATTGCCATTTTAGGAATGGATGAACTAAGTGAAGATGACAAATTGACTGTTGCGCGTGCAAGAAAAATTCAGCGGTTCCTCAGCCAACCATTCCATGTTGCTGAGGTTTTCACTGGTGCTGCTGGGAAGTATGTGGAATTAAAGGAGAGTATAAACAGTTTTCAG